A single genomic interval of Lewinellaceae bacterium harbors:
- a CDS encoding ATP-dependent helicase translates to MPEAPPSRQQYNEAFLDALAQLNPQQREAVEHIEGPVLALAGPGTGKTHILSARIGRILTETDAQAQNILCLTFTDAGVNAMRQRLLEFIGPEAHRVHIYTFHSFCNSIIQDNLELFGRQDMEPVSELEQVELIRGLLDELDVHHPLRRGRPDPYFYEGHLRGLFQRMKAEDWTVELIDGKIGEYLESLPQREEFIYKVNRGKIRKGSLKESKIEEARNRMELLRSAAALFPRYQQAMRQARRYDYDDMILWVLRAFEENENLLRSYQEQYLYFLVDEYQDTNSAQNEIIHQLIGYWEQPNIFIVGDDDQSIYEFQGARLKNLTDFYYRFQKDIKLVLLQDNYRSTQHILDASREVIRHNELRIVNKLQGLGIEKLLVARNGSLAGAPLRPQVVAYPNRLHEEADIVRQLQRFQEEGVPLHEVAVIYAKHRQAERLVELLEKSGIPYNTRRKINALDLPLIRNLRQMLEYFAAEFQQPNNGEYLLFQILHFAFFQLHPDDLARLSLHQARFDWSQRPPWRELLADEPTLEKISLKDKAALGRFTDFHNHILREYSSLSAPAFVERLINRSGLLRYVLEHERKTLLLQALKAFVDFVKAEAARSPRLTVGRLLDLFRNMDANRIALEASSSLQVEVGVNLLTAHSAKGLEFRYVYLIDCGQHWEPRTRASAFQFALPDTLTFSGEEDALEARRRLFYVAMTRAKERLHISYSEEDDKGKPQQRAIFIDEILKSSGLEVQQRALPAADLLEAETLRLLEQESPQVEPLDDEAVSGLLEGFQLSVSAMNRYLMCPLGFYYENVLKAPTLMREAAHYGTAMHNALQRLFERMKASKDKSFASEAQFIKLFDQEMERRQGFFSRKEYLRRLEMGRRNLSEYYKIHIHDWEKNVQLEHKPRNVEMEGVPITGSIDRLILDGLAEARVVDYKTGSQSDAKMRRPTPANPEGGSYWRQLVFYKILYESQPGNSRTVKSGVISYLEPDTRGEFQEKELIYTPKDLEVVRGLVKEVYGKIMAHDFYTGCGEPNCPWCNFLRHNVVVDTFSEREVEELDD, encoded by the coding sequence ATGCCCGAGGCACCGCCCAGCCGACAACAATACAACGAAGCCTTCCTGGATGCCCTCGCCCAGCTCAACCCGCAGCAGCGCGAAGCGGTAGAGCACATCGAAGGGCCGGTGCTGGCCCTGGCCGGCCCCGGCACCGGCAAAACCCACATCCTTTCGGCCCGCATCGGCCGCATCCTGACCGAGACGGACGCCCAGGCGCAGAACATCCTCTGCCTCACCTTCACCGACGCCGGCGTCAACGCCATGCGGCAGCGCCTGCTCGAATTTATCGGCCCGGAGGCGCACCGGGTGCACATCTACACCTTCCACTCTTTTTGCAACAGCATCATACAGGACAACCTCGAACTCTTCGGCCGCCAGGATATGGAGCCGGTCAGCGAGCTGGAGCAGGTAGAACTTATCCGCGGGCTGCTGGACGAGCTCGACGTCCACCACCCGCTGCGCCGCGGCCGCCCCGACCCCTACTTCTACGAAGGCCACCTGCGGGGCCTCTTCCAGCGCATGAAGGCGGAGGACTGGACAGTGGAACTCATCGACGGGAAGATCGGCGAATATCTGGAAAGCCTGCCCCAGCGCGAGGAATTCATTTATAAAGTCAACCGGGGCAAAATCCGCAAGGGCAGCCTGAAAGAATCGAAAATCGAAGAGGCTCGAAACCGCATGGAGCTGCTGCGCTCTGCGGCCGCCCTCTTCCCGCGTTATCAGCAGGCCATGCGCCAGGCCCGCCGCTACGACTACGACGACATGATCCTGTGGGTGCTGCGCGCCTTCGAAGAGAACGAGAACCTGCTGCGCTCCTACCAGGAGCAGTACCTCTACTTCCTGGTCGATGAATACCAGGACACCAACAGCGCCCAGAACGAGATCATCCACCAATTGATCGGTTACTGGGAGCAGCCCAACATCTTCATTGTGGGCGACGACGACCAGTCGATCTACGAATTCCAGGGCGCCCGCCTGAAGAACCTGACGGATTTTTACTACCGGTTCCAGAAAGACATCAAACTGGTATTGCTGCAGGACAACTACCGTTCTACCCAGCACATTCTGGATGCTTCCCGCGAGGTGATCCGCCACAATGAGCTGCGCATCGTCAACAAACTCCAGGGCCTGGGCATCGAAAAGCTGCTGGTTGCCCGGAACGGGAGCCTCGCCGGCGCCCCCCTTCGCCCACAGGTAGTGGCCTACCCCAACCGCCTGCACGAGGAGGCCGACATCGTCCGGCAGTTGCAGCGCTTTCAGGAGGAGGGAGTTCCCCTCCATGAAGTCGCCGTCATTTATGCCAAGCACCGGCAGGCGGAGCGCCTGGTGGAGCTGCTGGAAAAGTCGGGCATCCCCTACAATACCCGTCGCAAGATCAACGCGCTGGACCTGCCGCTGATCCGCAACCTGCGGCAAATGCTGGAGTACTTTGCCGCCGAATTTCAGCAGCCCAACAACGGCGAGTACCTGCTCTTTCAAATCCTGCACTTTGCGTTTTTCCAGCTTCATCCCGACGACCTCGCCCGCCTGAGCCTCCACCAGGCCCGCTTCGACTGGAGCCAGCGCCCGCCCTGGCGGGAGCTGCTGGCCGACGAGCCAACCCTGGAAAAGATAAGCCTGAAAGATAAGGCCGCCCTGGGCCGCTTTACCGATTTCCACAACCACATCCTGCGGGAGTACAGCAGCCTGAGCGCCCCGGCATTTGTAGAACGCCTCATCAACCGCAGCGGCCTGTTGAGATACGTGCTGGAGCACGAGCGGAAAACCTTGCTGCTGCAGGCCCTGAAGGCCTTCGTGGATTTCGTCAAGGCCGAGGCTGCCCGCAGCCCCCGCCTCACCGTCGGCCGGCTGCTCGACCTGTTCCGCAACATGGACGCCAACCGCATCGCCCTGGAGGCCAGCAGTTCGCTGCAGGTAGAAGTGGGCGTCAACCTGCTCACCGCCCACAGCGCCAAGGGGCTGGAGTTCCGTTATGTTTACCTGATCGACTGCGGGCAGCACTGGGAGCCGCGCACCCGCGCCAGCGCCTTCCAGTTTGCCCTGCCCGACACCCTGACCTTCTCCGGGGAGGAAGATGCCCTGGAGGCCCGCCGCCGCCTCTTCTACGTGGCCATGACCCGCGCCAAGGAACGCCTCCACATTTCCTACAGCGAGGAGGACGATAAAGGCAAGCCCCAGCAGCGCGCCATTTTTATCGACGAAATCCTGAAGAGCAGCGGGCTGGAGGTGCAGCAACGCGCCCTGCCCGCCGCCGATCTGCTGGAAGCGGAAACCCTGCGCCTGCTGGAGCAGGAATCGCCGCAGGTGGAGCCTTTGGATGACGAAGCCGTCAGCGGCCTGCTGGAAGGCTTCCAGCTCAGCGTATCGGCTATGAACCGCTACCTGATGTGCCCGCTGGGTTTTTATTACGAAAATGTGCTGAAAGCCCCCACGCTGATGCGGGAGGCGGCCCACTACGGCACCGCCATGCACAACGCCCTGCAGCGCCTGTTCGAGCGGATGAAGGCATCGAAGGACAAGTCCTTTGCCAGCGAGGCGCAGTTCATCAAACTATTCGACCAGGAAATGGAGCGCCGGCAGGGCTTCTTCTCCCGCAAGGAATACCTCCGCCGCCTGGAGATGGGCCGCCGCAACCTCTCGGAATACTACAAAATCCACATCCACGACTGGGAAAAGAACGTACAACTGGAGCACAAGCCCCGCAATGTAGAAATGGAGGGCGTGCCCATCACCGGCAGCATCGACCGCCTCATCCTGGACGGCCTGGCCGAAGCGCGGGTGGTCGACTATAAAACCGGCAGCCAGAGCGACGCCAAGATGAGGCGCCCCACTCCAGCCAACCCCGAGGGCGGCAGCTACTGGCGGCAGCTGGTGTTTTACAAAATCCTCTACGAGAGCCAGCCCGGTAATTCCCGCACCGTCAAAAGCGGCGTGATCTCCTACCTGGAGCCGGACACCCGGGGGGAGTTTCAGGAAAAGGAGCTGATCTATACGCCCAAAGATTTGGAAGTCGTGCGTGGGCTCGTCAAAGAAGTATACGGCAAGATCATGGCCCACGATTTCTACACTGGCTGCGGGGAGCCGAATTGCCCCTGGTGCAATTTCCTGCGGCACAATGTAGTGGTGGATACCTTCTCGGAGCGGGAGGTGGAGGAGTTGGATGATTGA